From Solanum lycopersicum chromosome 8, SLM_r2.1, the proteins below share one genomic window:
- the LOC101254719 gene encoding cytochrome P450 86A22: MDISTGMMIVAIVVAYLLWFKSITKSMKGPKGPKIWPIVGSLPGLLENGNRMHEWIAENLRVCTGTYQTCICAIPFLARKQGLVTVTCDPKNLEHILKVRFDNYPKGPTWQAVFHDLLGEGIFNSDGDTWLFQRKTAALEFTTRTLRQAMGRWVNRAIKNRFCPILEMAQVQGKPVELQDLLLRLTFDNICGLTFGKDPETLSPGLPENIFATSFDRATEATLHRFIIPEFVWKLKKMLGLGVEVSLSRSLKQLDNYMTDIINTRKLELMNHHNGGPQHDDLLSRFMKKKESYSDKFLQHVALNFILAGRDTSSVALSWFFWLVSLNPRVEEKILIELCTVLVETRGNDTSKWLEEPLVFEEVDQLTYLKAALSETLRLYPSVPEDSKHVISDDYLPDGTFVPSGSNITYSIYSTGRMKFIWGEDCLEFKPERWMSKDGNKYQVQDAFRFVAFNAGPRICLGKDLAYLQMKSIAAAVLLRHRLAVAPGHKVEQKMSLTLFMKYGLVMNVNPRDLTPILAKIENFCKIDHSCGGEHMINNGINQPGATAVNGIAA, from the coding sequence ATGGATATATCAACGGGTATGATGATTGTAGCAATTGTAGTGGCCTATTTACTTTGGTTCAAGTCCATCACAAAATCCATGAAAGGGCCCAAAGGCCCAAAAATTTGGCCCATTGTTGGAAGTTTACCCGGCCTGCTAGAAAATGGTAACCGGATGCATGAATGGATCGCCGAAAATCTTCGGGTCTGCACGGGTACATACCAAACATGCATATGTGCAATTCCCTTTTTAGCCCGGAAACAAGGTCTCGTGACGGTCACGTGCGATCCAAAAAATTTAGAACATATTTTGAAGGTTAGATTTGACAATTACCCTAAGGGTCCTACTTGGCAAGCTGTGTTCCATGATTTGTTAGGTGAGGGTATCTTTAATTCAGATGGTGACACGTGGCTATTCCAGCGCAAGACTGCTGCGCTAGAATTCACCACGCGGACCTTGAGGCAAGCTATGGGTCGGTGGGTGAACCGAGCTATTAAGAATAGGTTTTGCCCGATTCTTGAAATGGCTCAGGTTCAGGGCAAGCCGGTTGAACTTCAGGATCTTCTCCTGAGGCTCACATTTGATAACATTTGTGGTTTGACTTTTGGTAAAGATCCTGAGACGCTCTCTCCGGGGTTACCTGAGAATATTTTTGCCACGTCATTTGATCGAGCCACTGAAGCCACGTTGCATCGGTTCATTATACCTGAGTTCGTTTGGAAGTTGAAGAAAATGCTTGGACTTGGAGTTGAGGTGAGCTTGAGCCGTAGCTTGAAACAATTGGACAATTACATGACCGACATCATCAATACACGTAAGCTCGAGCTGATGAATCATCACAACGGTGGGCCCCAACATGACGACTTGCTCTCTAGGTTCatgaagaaaaaagaatcaTATTCCGACAAATTCCTCCAACACGTGGCACTTAATTTCATCCTAGCTGGACGTGACACATCATCTGTCGCGTTGAGCTGGTTCTTTTGGCTTGTCAGCTTGAACCCGAGAGTGGAGGAGAAAATACTCATCGAGCTCTGCACGGTCCTAGTGGAGACACGTGGCAACGACACATCAAAGTGGTTGGAAGAGCCCCTAGTGTTTGAAGAAGTTGACCAATTGACATACCTCAAGGCAGCATTATCTGAAACCCTAAGACTTTACCCATCAGTGCCAGAGGACtcaaaacatgtcatttctgATGACTATTTACCTGATGGCACATTCGTGCCATCAGGTTCAAATATCACATATTCCATATACTCAACCGGTCGAATGAAATTCATCTGGGGTGAAGATTGCTTAGAATTCAAGCCAGAACGCTGGATGTCAAAAGACGGTAACAAGTACCAAGTTCAAGATGCATTCAGATTCGTGGCATTCAATGCTGGACCAAGAATTTGTCTAGGCAAAGACTTGGCATATTTGCAAATGAAATCAATAGCAGCAGCAGTGTTGCTCCGCCACCGCCTCGCGGTGGCGCCGGGCCACAAGGTGGAGCAAAAAATGTCATTGACATTGTTCATGAAATATGGTCTAGTTATGAATGTTAACCCTAGAGACTTGACTCCAATTTTGGCCAAAATTGAGAATTTTTGCAAAATTGACCATTCTTGTGGTGGAGAACATATGATTAATAATGGTATTAATCAACCAGGAGCCACTGCAGTAAATGGAATTGCAGCTTGA